The Medicago truncatula cultivar Jemalong A17 chromosome 4, MtrunA17r5.0-ANR, whole genome shotgun sequence genome includes a region encoding these proteins:
- the LOC11444450 gene encoding spliceosome-associated protein 130 A isoform X2, protein MLVTVPGGADGPSGVLVCAENFVIYKNQGHPDVRAVIPRRADLPAERGVLIVSAAMHKTKNLKPEEFKLFFLLQTEYGDIFKVTLTDGGGDRVSELNIKYFDTIAVAVSICVLKSGFLFAASEFGNHALYQFKGIGDDDNDVGASSASLMETEEGFQPVFFQPRRLKNLVRIDQVESLMPVMDMKVSNLFEEETPQIFTLCGRGPRSSLRIMRTGLAVSEMAVSKLPGIPSAVWTVKKNVMDEFDAYIVVSFTNATLVLSIGETADEVSDSGFLDTAPSLAVSLIGDDSLMQVHPNGIRHIREDGRTNEWQTSGKRTIAKVGSNRLQVVIALNGGELIYFEVDVTGQLMEVERHEMSGDVACLDIAPVPKGRLRSRFLAVGSYDKTIRILSLDPDDCMQTLGIQSLSSAPESLLFLEVQASVGGEDGADHPASLFLNAGLQNGVLSRTVVDMVTGLLSDTRSRFLGLKAPKLFPIIVRGKRAMLCLSSRPWLGYIHQGHFLLTPLSYETLEYAASFSSDQCFEGVVSVASEALRIFTVERLGETFNQNVIPLRYTPRKFVLQPKRKLLVVIESDQGALTAEEREAARKECFEAAHAGENKTGSEDQMENGGEDEDNDDSLSDEHYGYPKSESDKWVSCIRVLDPRTGNTTCLLELQENEAAFSICTVNFHDKEYGTLLAVGTAKGLQFTPKRSLTAGFIHIYRFLDDGRSLELLHKTQVEGVPLALCQFQGRLLAGIGPVLRLYDLGKRRLLRKCENKSFPSSIVSIHAYRDRIYVGGIQESFHYCKYRRDENQLYIFADDSVPRWLTSSYHIDFDTMAGADKFGNIFFARLPQDVSDEIEEDPTGGKIKWEQGKLNGAPNKVEEIVQFHVGDVITSLQKASLVPGGGECIVYGTVMGSVGALHAFTSRDDVDFFSHLEMHMRQDNPPLCGRDHMAYRSAYFPVKDVIDGDLCEQFPTLPMDLQRKIADELDRTPGEILKKLEEVRNKII, encoded by the exons ATGCTTGTGACTGTTCCTGGTGGTGCTGATGGCCCTAGTGGGGTGCTTGTTTGTGctgaaaattttgttatttataagAATCAGGGTCATCCGGATGTTAGGGCTGTGATTCCGAGACGTGCTGATTTGCCTGCCGAGCGTGGTGTTCTCATTGTTTCGGCTGCTATGCATaaaacaaagaatttgaaaCCTGAGGAGTTTAAATTGTTCTTCCTTTTGCAGACTGAGTATGGTGATATCTTTAAGGTAACTTTGACTGACGGTGGTGGTGACCGTGTCTCTGAATTGAATATTAAGTATTTTGATACTATTGCTGTTGCTGTATCAATTTGTGTGCTCAAGTCGGGgttcttgtttgcagcttcCGAGTTTGGGAATCATGCATTGTATCAATTTAAGGGAATAGgggatgatgataatgatgtgGGAGCATCGTCTGCGAGTCTGATGGAAACAGAAGAGGGTTTTCAGCCTGTGTTTTTCCAGCCCAGGAGACTCAAAAACCTTGTTAGGATTGACCAGGTTGAGAGTTTGATGCCTGTCATGGATATGAAGGTCAGTAATCTCTTTGAAGAGGAGACTCCCCAAATTTTTACTCTTTGTGGGCGCGGTCCTCGGTCATCTCTGAGGATCATGAGAACTGGTTTGGCAGTTAGTGAGATGGCGGTTTCCAAGCTTCCTGGTATACCTAGTGCTGTTTGGACTGTTAAGAAGAATGTTATGGATGAGTTTGATGCATATATCGTTGTGTCCTTCACAAATGCCACACTTGTGCTTTCTATTGGTGAGACTGCTGATGAAGTCAGCGACAGTGGTTTTCTGGATACTGCTCCCTCCCTCGCTGTTTCTTTGATAGGCGATGATTCTCTCATGCAGGTTCATCCAAATGGTATTAGGCATATTAGGGAGGATGGCCGTACGAATGAGTGGCAAACTTCTGGAAAGAGGACAATTGCAAAAGTTGGGTCCAATAGACTTCAGGTTGTTATTGCGCTGAACGGTGGGGAGCTTATATATTTTGAAGTCGATGTAACTGGTCAGCTGATGGAGGTGGAGCGGCATGAAATGTCAGGAGATGTTGCTTGTTTGGACATTGCTCCAGTGCCTAAAGGCAGACTAAGATCCCGTTTTCTTGCAGTTGGCTCATATGACAAAACGATCCGAATCTTATCGTTGGATCCCGATGATTGTATGCAGACTCTAGGTATACAGAGTCTTTCTTCAGCCCCAGAATCTCTTCTTTTCCTTGAAGTTCAAGCATCTGTTGGTGGTGAGGATGGTGCAGATCATCCTGCTAGCCTTTTCCTTAATGCTGGTTTGCAGAATGGTGTCTTGTCTAGAACTGTGGTGGATATGGTCACAGGTCTTCTTTCTGATACCCGTTCCCGATTCTTAGGATTAAAAGCCCCAAAGCTGTTTCCCATTATTGTAAGAGGAAAGCGTGCTATGCTTTGCCTGTCAAGTCGACCTTGGCTTGGTTATATTCACCAAGGACATTTCCTTTTAACGCCCCTTTCATATGAAACCCTTGAATACGCCGCGTCATTTTCATCTGACCAATGTTTTGAAGGTGTAGTGTCTGTTGCTAGTGAGGCATTGAGGATTTTTACCGTTGAAAGGTTAGGAGAAACATTTAATCAGAATGTTATTCCTCTTAGATACACCCCAAGGAAATTTGTGCTGCAACCAAAACGGAAACTTCTGGTGGTGATTGAGAGTGATCAAGGAGCACTTACAGCAGAAGAGCGTGAAGCTGCAAGGAAAGAGTGTTTTGAGGCTGCTCATGCTGGGGAAAATAAGACTGGAAGTGAAGATCAAATGGAGAATGGTGGGGAGGATGAGGATAACGACGATTCCCTCTCTGACGAGCATTATGGTTATCCAAAATCTGAATCAGATAAGTGGGTATCCTGCATCAGAGTTCTTGATCCAAGGACAGGAAATACGACCTGTCTTTTGGAGCTTCAGGAGAATGAGGCTGCATTCAGCATATGCACTGTAAATTTTCATGACAAGGAATACGGAACCCTTTTAGCTGTTGGTACAGCTAAGGGACTGCAGTTTACACCCAAAAGGAGTTTAACTGCTGGATTCATTCATATATATAGGTTTCTAGATGATGGAAGGTCTCTTGAACTTCTCCACAAAACTCAGGTTGAGGGTGTTCCTCTCGCTCTATGTCAGTTTCAAGGAAGATTACTTGCAGGAATTGGACCTGTACTCAGGCTATATGATTTGGGAAAAAGacgattattaagaaaatgtgaGAATAAGTCATTCCCCAGCTCCATTGTCTCTATTCATGCCTACCGTGATCGAATTTATGTAGGTGGCATCCAAGAG TCTTTCCATTACTGCAAGTATAGACGGGATGAAAACCAGCTTTACATATTTGCTGATGATTCTGTTCCAAGATGGCTTACTTCGTCATATCACATAGATTTTGACACCATGGCAGGTGCAGACAAGTTTGGAAATATCTTTTTTGCGCGGTTGCCACAGGATGTTTCTGATGAGATAGAAGAAGATCCTACTGGTGGGAAGATCAAGTGGGAGCAGGGAAAGCTGAATGGAGCTCCCAATAAGGTTGAAGAAATTGTACAATTCCATGTAGGGGATGTGATCACAAGCTTGCAAAAGGCTTCTCTTGTACCAGGTGGTGGAGAGTGCATTGTATATGGAACAGTTATGGGAAGTGTCGGTGCATTACACGCGTTTACTTCACGAgatgatgttgattttttttctcatttggaGATGCATATGAGACAGGACAATCCTCCTTTGTGTGGAAGAGACCACATGGCTTATAGATCTGCTTATTTTCCTGTTAAG GATGTGATTGATGGGGACCTATGTGAGCAATTCCCAACATTGCCGATGGATCTGCAGAGAAAAATTGCTGATGAATTGGACAGGACCCCTGGAGAGATACTAAAGAAACTCGAGGAAGTACGAAATAAGATTATCTAA
- the LOC11444450 gene encoding spliceosome-associated protein 130 A isoform X1, whose translation MYLYNLTLQRPTGIVCAINGNFSGSDDGITQEIVVARGKVLELLRPDKFGRIQSILSVQVFGTIRSLSQFRLTGAQKDFIVVGSDSGRIVILDYNKQKNVFDKIHQETFGKSGCRRIVPGQYLAIDPKGRAVMIAACEKKKLVYVLNRDSLARLTISSPLEANKSHTIVFSICAVDCGFENPIFAAIELDCSDADQDATGVAASQAQKHLIFYELDLGLNHVSRKWSDQVDNGANMLVTVPGGADGPSGVLVCAENFVIYKNQGHPDVRAVIPRRADLPAERGVLIVSAAMHKTKNLKPEEFKLFFLLQTEYGDIFKVTLTDGGGDRVSELNIKYFDTIAVAVSICVLKSGFLFAASEFGNHALYQFKGIGDDDNDVGASSASLMETEEGFQPVFFQPRRLKNLVRIDQVESLMPVMDMKVSNLFEEETPQIFTLCGRGPRSSLRIMRTGLAVSEMAVSKLPGIPSAVWTVKKNVMDEFDAYIVVSFTNATLVLSIGETADEVSDSGFLDTAPSLAVSLIGDDSLMQVHPNGIRHIREDGRTNEWQTSGKRTIAKVGSNRLQVVIALNGGELIYFEVDVTGQLMEVERHEMSGDVACLDIAPVPKGRLRSRFLAVGSYDKTIRILSLDPDDCMQTLGIQSLSSAPESLLFLEVQASVGGEDGADHPASLFLNAGLQNGVLSRTVVDMVTGLLSDTRSRFLGLKAPKLFPIIVRGKRAMLCLSSRPWLGYIHQGHFLLTPLSYETLEYAASFSSDQCFEGVVSVASEALRIFTVERLGETFNQNVIPLRYTPRKFVLQPKRKLLVVIESDQGALTAEEREAARKECFEAAHAGENKTGSEDQMENGGEDEDNDDSLSDEHYGYPKSESDKWVSCIRVLDPRTGNTTCLLELQENEAAFSICTVNFHDKEYGTLLAVGTAKGLQFTPKRSLTAGFIHIYRFLDDGRSLELLHKTQVEGVPLALCQFQGRLLAGIGPVLRLYDLGKRRLLRKCENKSFPSSIVSIHAYRDRIYVGGIQESFHYCKYRRDENQLYIFADDSVPRWLTSSYHIDFDTMAGADKFGNIFFARLPQDVSDEIEEDPTGGKIKWEQGKLNGAPNKVEEIVQFHVGDVITSLQKASLVPGGGECIVYGTVMGSVGALHAFTSRDDVDFFSHLEMHMRQDNPPLCGRDHMAYRSAYFPVKDVIDGDLCEQFPTLPMDLQRKIADELDRTPGEILKKLEEVRNKII comes from the exons ATGTATCTCTACAATCTCACTCTGCAACGACCCACCGGCATTGTCTGTGCAATCAACGGCAACTTCTCCGGCTCAGACGACGGTATTACCCAAGAAATCGTCGTCGCCAGAGGCAAGGTTCTCGAACTTCTTCGCCCCGACAAATTTGGCCGCATTCAATCAATCCTTTCCGTCCAAGTTTTCGGCACCATTCGCTCCCTGTCTCAGTTCCGTCTCACCGGAGCTCAGAAAGACTTCATCGTCGTCGGTTCTGACTCCGGCAGAATCGTAATCCTTGATTACAACAAACAGAAAAAcgtttttgataaaattcaCCAAGAAACTTTTGGGAAATCAGGTTGCCGGAGAATTGTTCCTGGTCAGTATCTTGCAATTGATCCTAAAGGTAGAGCTGTTATGATTGCTGCTTGTGAAAAAAAGAAGcttgtttatgttttgaataGAGATAGTTTAGCTAGGTTAACAATTTCTTCGCCTTTAGAAGCAAATAAATCTCATActattgttttttcaatttgtGCTGTTGATTGTGGTTTTGAAAATCCTATATTTGCTGCTATTGAATTGGATTGTTCTGATGCTGATCAGGATGCTACTGGTGTGGCTGCTTCTCAAGCTCAGaagcatttgattttttatgaacTTGATTTGGGTCTTAATCATGTTTCTAGGAAGTGGTCTGATCAGGTTGATAATGGTGCTAATATGCTTGTGACTGTTCCTGGTGGTGCTGATGGCCCTAGTGGGGTGCTTGTTTGTGctgaaaattttgttatttataagAATCAGGGTCATCCGGATGTTAGGGCTGTGATTCCGAGACGTGCTGATTTGCCTGCCGAGCGTGGTGTTCTCATTGTTTCGGCTGCTATGCATaaaacaaagaatttgaaaCCTGAGGAGTTTAAATTGTTCTTCCTTTTGCAGACTGAGTATGGTGATATCTTTAAGGTAACTTTGACTGACGGTGGTGGTGACCGTGTCTCTGAATTGAATATTAAGTATTTTGATACTATTGCTGTTGCTGTATCAATTTGTGTGCTCAAGTCGGGgttcttgtttgcagcttcCGAGTTTGGGAATCATGCATTGTATCAATTTAAGGGAATAGgggatgatgataatgatgtgGGAGCATCGTCTGCGAGTCTGATGGAAACAGAAGAGGGTTTTCAGCCTGTGTTTTTCCAGCCCAGGAGACTCAAAAACCTTGTTAGGATTGACCAGGTTGAGAGTTTGATGCCTGTCATGGATATGAAGGTCAGTAATCTCTTTGAAGAGGAGACTCCCCAAATTTTTACTCTTTGTGGGCGCGGTCCTCGGTCATCTCTGAGGATCATGAGAACTGGTTTGGCAGTTAGTGAGATGGCGGTTTCCAAGCTTCCTGGTATACCTAGTGCTGTTTGGACTGTTAAGAAGAATGTTATGGATGAGTTTGATGCATATATCGTTGTGTCCTTCACAAATGCCACACTTGTGCTTTCTATTGGTGAGACTGCTGATGAAGTCAGCGACAGTGGTTTTCTGGATACTGCTCCCTCCCTCGCTGTTTCTTTGATAGGCGATGATTCTCTCATGCAGGTTCATCCAAATGGTATTAGGCATATTAGGGAGGATGGCCGTACGAATGAGTGGCAAACTTCTGGAAAGAGGACAATTGCAAAAGTTGGGTCCAATAGACTTCAGGTTGTTATTGCGCTGAACGGTGGGGAGCTTATATATTTTGAAGTCGATGTAACTGGTCAGCTGATGGAGGTGGAGCGGCATGAAATGTCAGGAGATGTTGCTTGTTTGGACATTGCTCCAGTGCCTAAAGGCAGACTAAGATCCCGTTTTCTTGCAGTTGGCTCATATGACAAAACGATCCGAATCTTATCGTTGGATCCCGATGATTGTATGCAGACTCTAGGTATACAGAGTCTTTCTTCAGCCCCAGAATCTCTTCTTTTCCTTGAAGTTCAAGCATCTGTTGGTGGTGAGGATGGTGCAGATCATCCTGCTAGCCTTTTCCTTAATGCTGGTTTGCAGAATGGTGTCTTGTCTAGAACTGTGGTGGATATGGTCACAGGTCTTCTTTCTGATACCCGTTCCCGATTCTTAGGATTAAAAGCCCCAAAGCTGTTTCCCATTATTGTAAGAGGAAAGCGTGCTATGCTTTGCCTGTCAAGTCGACCTTGGCTTGGTTATATTCACCAAGGACATTTCCTTTTAACGCCCCTTTCATATGAAACCCTTGAATACGCCGCGTCATTTTCATCTGACCAATGTTTTGAAGGTGTAGTGTCTGTTGCTAGTGAGGCATTGAGGATTTTTACCGTTGAAAGGTTAGGAGAAACATTTAATCAGAATGTTATTCCTCTTAGATACACCCCAAGGAAATTTGTGCTGCAACCAAAACGGAAACTTCTGGTGGTGATTGAGAGTGATCAAGGAGCACTTACAGCAGAAGAGCGTGAAGCTGCAAGGAAAGAGTGTTTTGAGGCTGCTCATGCTGGGGAAAATAAGACTGGAAGTGAAGATCAAATGGAGAATGGTGGGGAGGATGAGGATAACGACGATTCCCTCTCTGACGAGCATTATGGTTATCCAAAATCTGAATCAGATAAGTGGGTATCCTGCATCAGAGTTCTTGATCCAAGGACAGGAAATACGACCTGTCTTTTGGAGCTTCAGGAGAATGAGGCTGCATTCAGCATATGCACTGTAAATTTTCATGACAAGGAATACGGAACCCTTTTAGCTGTTGGTACAGCTAAGGGACTGCAGTTTACACCCAAAAGGAGTTTAACTGCTGGATTCATTCATATATATAGGTTTCTAGATGATGGAAGGTCTCTTGAACTTCTCCACAAAACTCAGGTTGAGGGTGTTCCTCTCGCTCTATGTCAGTTTCAAGGAAGATTACTTGCAGGAATTGGACCTGTACTCAGGCTATATGATTTGGGAAAAAGacgattattaagaaaatgtgaGAATAAGTCATTCCCCAGCTCCATTGTCTCTATTCATGCCTACCGTGATCGAATTTATGTAGGTGGCATCCAAGAG TCTTTCCATTACTGCAAGTATAGACGGGATGAAAACCAGCTTTACATATTTGCTGATGATTCTGTTCCAAGATGGCTTACTTCGTCATATCACATAGATTTTGACACCATGGCAGGTGCAGACAAGTTTGGAAATATCTTTTTTGCGCGGTTGCCACAGGATGTTTCTGATGAGATAGAAGAAGATCCTACTGGTGGGAAGATCAAGTGGGAGCAGGGAAAGCTGAATGGAGCTCCCAATAAGGTTGAAGAAATTGTACAATTCCATGTAGGGGATGTGATCACAAGCTTGCAAAAGGCTTCTCTTGTACCAGGTGGTGGAGAGTGCATTGTATATGGAACAGTTATGGGAAGTGTCGGTGCATTACACGCGTTTACTTCACGAgatgatgttgattttttttctcatttggaGATGCATATGAGACAGGACAATCCTCCTTTGTGTGGAAGAGACCACATGGCTTATAGATCTGCTTATTTTCCTGTTAAG GATGTGATTGATGGGGACCTATGTGAGCAATTCCCAACATTGCCGATGGATCTGCAGAGAAAAATTGCTGATGAATTGGACAGGACCCCTGGAGAGATACTAAAGAAACTCGAGGAAGTACGAAATAAGATTATCTAA